ATTATGTGCTCCTCATGGGATAGGTTTGCTGATCTAAAAGGAACTTGAATGGCCATAACCTTATAAGGGCGACGAGCGCATTGAGTTTTGACCGGGTTTGAACAGGAGGCACCATCCCCTCCTTCCTCCATAAACTTTCCACTCCCTCCGGGGACGAGGCTGAAAATTCTGCCTTctcgaaaattatatttcagcaGTCACCTGACAAATATTGTGCAACAGAGCACAATATGCCCATACACTACACAACGCGTTGCGCAAACGTCTCCGTTGCGCAAAAGATTTCAACCAGGTTTCAAATTCGTCAAACATTTGTGCAACGCATCAAACGCGCCCATACATTAGCAAATTATTGCGCAACAGCCTGCGTTGcacaatttgtttgatagtgtCTGGACCCTATTAGGACCCATTTCCAGATTAACTTGCACGAGTGAAATTAATTCAAGCTTATAATTGTTTGACTCCTCCAATTACAAATCCACAACAATTTCCCGGTATTTGCTTAGTTACCAAAGGAAATGTCACCTGAAAGCGAATATTTGATCGATAAAGGATAATTTTGACACACTCCATTTCTCAGAAAGCAAACAATTTTACGAGCTCTCTACGGAATCATATATTTTCGCAAACTTTGTTGTATATCCAATTGTTTATATAGGAATGTTTCAAATTACGAAAAACTTCTCATCAGGAACAAGGAACGTTGTTAAAAATATCGCCAGCGAAATTGTTCGGGAATGTGGCAAACAAGGAACTACACTTAGTGCAGAAGTTGCTTCCCTGGGTGTGGTGATATTTTGCCTGGATCCGGCCAATAAACTATCATTAACTTCCCAGAATGATCGATCTGTCTTAGAAAATTTCGTTAGATACTGCGTGCACAAATTTCTAGGTAGGTATCTTCTGGATAAATTGTTTTTCACGAGCTTACTATTATACTTTTATCACTGCCTTTGCTCCTTAGATGGGCAGAGTCCACTGGTTAAGACTCTGGAGATGCAAGTGTTTTTCCTGAACAATTCTATAGACCCAGAGCGCGTTTTGAAAAAGTATCAAGCGAATATTGATGAGAAGGCTCAGCCTCTTTGGAAAGAAATTATGGAAGTGGAAAACCCTAACAAGGACGAACAAGAAAAGATTTTCAAGAAGATTATGGTGTACATAAACATGACTTACTTATTGGGAAGCCCAACGAATGCAAAGGTGGGTCAGGTGTATTTATTTAGTGAAATGTTATTAATTTGCCTTGCAGGTCCTTTTAGAAACCTCTCATGCTCTGAAGAGTGTAGTATCCCAAGCTGACCTTGCTGACTTTTTTGTGCTTAAGAAGAAAGCAAGAGCAGCTCAGTTGAAAACGATTCAAGAGGTTGTTTGTGGCATTCGTGTTTTTAACAAAGACGCCGGATTGTGTGGAGAAGGCATAAGGGATAGTATGTTGTCGAATTTTAACTGAATTGAAGATACGATtatttttttcgtaatttttagTTCAGGCTGATCTTCAGTTTGCATTTGAGAATACAAAAAGTGCGTTGGCAGACAGGCTGGAATCTATTGTTTCACGAGAGAAGAAGTTAGCGAATGTGCTTTATACTTTGTACGAATTAGATGTTGAAGAGGATAAAATCAAGCTAGTTTTGCCTGAAGGAATTAAAGAAGAAAACTTCCATTATTTAAAGGGCATGTTGACACTGAATCTGCAACACGAAAGTTATGTGAAAAacttaatgaaaattttaaatcaaGTAAAAGCTGATATCGATGTACAACTGAAAGAGTTTAGGAAAGTATTAGATGCTATACATGAGGTGGTTCAATACCGAACAGCTGTTCCTACTGAGAAGGTCTTTGTAAGTATGGGTTTCTTTCTGAGAATATTTGCGATTGATGGTATTCTGCTTTTCAGCCCCAATTTACACAAGTATCCATCTTATGGCAATCATTATTAAATTGCATTTATATGTTGAtagaaattaataaagttaacGAGAACCTGTCCCTGCTCGCTAATATGCGCTTATGTGATAAAATAATGGGTCAAATCGAAAGCAAGGCAGCCATTAGGAAAATTCCAAAGGAAACATCTTTAGCAATACAAGGTCTAATGAAGGAGATGCTTAAATCAGCTCTTCCGTATTATGGATCACATAGTTTAGCTATTGTTAGTATTAGTGATCTTGTGACTTCCGTTTCAAGTACAGATATGAGTTCAGCACTTTGTTTATTGCAGGCTAGTGCAACTCCTATTACAAAATTTTGTCCATACTTGTTCTTAGTTGGAGATGGTCTTTTGATACCAAGCCGGATAAATGCAGGTTTCATTAAGTACGAAAACGTCCTTCTTTCCTTCAGTTCATCGGAATGCGCAAAGAGATTTTTGTCAgatattgaaatttatttcacaaaaTTCATGAATATTCTGCGGAAGCATCCTGAGGTTGTAATCTTTTTCGATGTTTACGATATCGTCAGTAGCTATCGTGTTACGGATTCAAAAAAGGTTGTTGCTGAAGAAGTGGCTGCTGTGCAAAATGATTGCGAAGTCCAGACTGATTTGCATCCGATTCCATATAATAAGGACCCAAACTACACCTGGAATATTTGGGACTTAAGAAGACAAGCAATAAAATTGGCTAATCTGAAGAACTGCAGGACCCATTCGGCACAAACCAATATTTCCTTCCATCGTATGAATGCTAATTTACAAACAGCTAATCCTAAGGAGAATTCATGCCAGACGAAATGTGATGCTTTTACGAATATCACAAAGCATGATGCCTCAACTGAATGCGAAGATGCGGAGAAGATAATCGGCACTAGTGCGATTGCAAGATGCGGGATCAAAAGTACTCAACCTTTAAATGACATTTTCACTGTTCCATACAGAAAGTATGCggagaaaaagaaaagtgaCGAAGTTAAAAAGAAAGATGCATCTTGAATAATACAATTTTCAGTCATTTTCCTTAATTTGTTTATCATTTGTTTGTCAAGTTTATCTTATAATGTATGGAATTTACATGTGCATTAAAAAGACTTACTCAATTTGTAGGctttgcatatatgtatataaggcGGCAAGAAAGCATCGAAAGTGAGGTAGGGTTGTCTTAATCGATTGTGCTATTTTgaaaggctctcaaatcactgtTTTTTTCCATCGGCCGTTTGCTGCTCAGCcaaatcttagcaagtgagttctcgtcagcgaaacctcctctctcgcaattttctccGGTGGGCGCAATCCTCCCCGTGCTGGGCAAGTCGCTGCCGTTGATAGTGATACTGCCTGCTTCGTTGAGTGGGTCGCCAAATTTCTGCTTTGTTCAGATTCAGTCacagatcgtgttgcatgaggtgatcatcccacttttggacaagttgcgcgAGATTAGTTCTGTTATGAGGCTCTAGGGAAATATTATCTGCATGGAGCATTGTGTAGGGCCTTGGACGTGCCAGTGTCCTGACAATAACAAGTAGTAGGGGTAGTAGTGGCGAGAGACCTCTTTCATGAAGCAGCCTTGATATACCTACCACACCTCGAACTTTACACAACGCCTTGGCTAAATCCAGAAAAACAAAGtagagagggcgatgtttctcattcAGTTTCATCATGACAAACGCGGTCTGGTTTCGCGCCGATTTGAACAATGTGGCGAATATGAttatcaagaatgcattcaaaaatctttacgacatCGAATAACTACCGAATCGGATAGTAATTTGGATAATCTCCTGGACTTTTCCCATATTAGATTTGGTGTTCTTCCCTCCTCAATAACTAAGTTGACCTCACGGAGACAGAGCATTGGGTTCCAGCTCTAAGCACCTCAGAGTTCAGCAATGAggtccccgatttcattcgtttgattacTTCCACTGCCTCTGTGCAGCTGACAAGTCGGATAACTGCAAACGTGTTCTAAGTAGTCCCACCCTCTGTGTGCTGCAGctcgtcgatcggtaagcaaagatCTGTTGTTGTCAACAGAAGTTTTCGATATCTTGTGTTGGCTTTGGACAAGTCGATAATGATCTCTATCTTCAACACGAGTTAAAAAGATCTTTATGATATCCTTGTAGTGGATCGCTAAAATAATAACTATAGATTtgtttgcttcacggttggtattcttataaatttgctaatgtGGCAATTTGCTAGTGCTTTGGCGGCGAGAAACCAGCCAAGTATCGGTTATTGCCCTCAAGCGTTGCATGACCCGTTTTGGGGATCGTGTTTTTAGTTTGATTCCACGTTTCTTCTCATTGAGTATTCCATTTGCCTTACGCCAACATTACTATTAAAATCACCCGTAAATACCATATATCGGTCGGCAGGCACATTACAGGTCTTTGTGCTCACGGAAATTCCTTTTTAAcaatattggatgcattttcttgactGGTCTGTCATTGCAAAAGATCGGGTGGAATTTAGTATAgcggaataacttcaactatcgCCACCTCTGTAAACAACTTTGTATCTCTACATGAACCAAAGTGTAGCCGCgagcaagaaaagtcgaaatcTCAGCCTACCGAACGGAGCAGCAGCACCGCGAACTCTACCGGAAGTGCCCAAAACCCAACAACATTTGGTACGCTCGAACCTACTATCGTCATTGTTCCCAAACAGGAGGAGGATGGAATAAGTATTGTTTTAATAATCTACGATGGCAGTCTCAATGCACTTTACGCAGGGTTAACTTGGCTTTAGGGACACAATTAGGAACTCAAGCTTCCCTTTGAGTAAGGAGAAATGGTCGGCATACTTACTTGAATTCTACAAATTACCAGGTACGAAGAGAATCTATGTTGAGCTCTTGATGTAGctgcatttatttaaaaacggCCTTTGTCAAAGGCTTAAGAACAAGAAGTAGGACTAGAGACTACATAAGGGCCAAGTAGTGTATtgtaggatagactgatgcggaatatagcAGCCTGGGGCCAACCAATCTCACTTTGAGGGTGAGCTGCCTCTCCTCTAgagtgatgtgtggctttccagcGGTCAAGCctgtcgtctaccaagaccgttagtgaatggtgatagccacaccctctactaggtgaccctactattaacaaaatggcACGCATCTAGACTGGGAATTCGAAATTCGAACCGTGCTCATTGGAtaatttgcagtcgggggtaactgactgtattcgaaggaagcctcactgatacctggccgcctcagtgagtaagtttgactttaccgtgctacgaggggctatggcacggcggaccttctTCAAGTGGGGAGAAAACGCTGGCAGGTCAGcatcaaaaatgtttcccgagcaaatactcactcgtgtggagcaggaaactatcgaagaccttgtcgtcaggtcatatactggtggactgcgcaacggaagacactgcagagtggcctagaactgtcaacatgtgctggggataatataccaggagcatacatggtggcagtgtttctcctgaaagccgcaacaatagagacggaagatctcatgaacCTACTAATCGcgcagaatgaggatctccgtacgcgattatggagagtgtccagaagcaaggtggagggtaaGGATAGACTCCTAATGATCGGGGTAGATGGCTGACCCCTGGAGGCAATGAAACGTCGGAactgccatatcaactatcgatttggcaacatacctgtacatgtgcacagggaaaagccgaggaaagaaaTCTCCAAGGAAGCACcgagtgaaaagcataccgaggtccccgaagaactctcgaaagccatagaggcggaaaggactagtcagccagggaagtagacctgctgctcggtgaaaagcagaagctggacgatcaAAACCCACAACGTCTAGTACTTAAAGTgcacagcgacgcgcaggaaagcgctatGTCGGAGGAGGAAAGTGATACTTCGACATTGGAGAAGAGTTCCAAACAATAATGGATCCAATGGGCAGCACTTAGATAACCCAGGTACACCTCcatcatgcgaaagctgcatctgtggtaattgcaagggcaagttccaaggagaacattgaaatAGTGTTGGCTTAGGAGCACTGGGTGGGTGTAGCGGGGGcaaattcgcggtctgcaaggaggaagcatgcaggtaatttgggactccctTTTGTGAAAAACCTAGAGCtcgcataattcttaaacgtcatttaaaatatatatgttttttaGAGTTCCTGACCTTCTGGCTATACAAGTCTGACTGAAAGCCGGGAGGAGtattcgagaggcagtcgtggcatcgggctcCTACCCAAGAGACGACCTCCAGGTTCCATCGAAACTAGTCGCTAAAGTGGTTAAGTACTGCGAGAAGAGGGCTTTATcatttctcctcggctgcgtTGCCAacacccatcacgaagtctggggaagcagcgacaccaatcgaagaggcggaaccttcttgaatttattgttagcaataagttagaaatatataacatagggaacactccaatattTGTGAGCACtaggcaagaggtactagacataactctagaaaATGCTGCAATaaacgggctggtcaggaattggaccgtgtcggatgagccctctatatctgatcacagaataatcatatAATCATATTCGATATTGAGGGCAaccttgaaatgaaatgaataataaagaatcccaATTCCCATGTAACGCGCCTGAACCACAACATGCTCACCTTttagggggcggtgacatcaggagcgaactggaagtagaaacagtggtgaaaaAGCTCAACACAGTCATCATTGACGCATGTGAGGTCAGCTGTTCGGCTAAGatgaaaactagcaaaagaggaatGCTCAGAATCTAGGGTAAGGTGGGAACTTTTAAGCCACTAAAattacccggagtagatgggatcttagagtctcttctcagGGTGGTAAGAGGTAGCGTAGCCTtgagatatataccaagggcaaaATGGTAGAAAGTAGTCAAATAGAAatgccgacaggtacaaattctattgtcaagaaaactactcaaggttgtccacagggcgaggtactatcgccgcttatgtgaacTATGGTAGTGGGCGAACTGGtcgacgtgctaacaaatattggAAAACAGGGCCAGGGTtacacggacgacattgttttaatctgtaggggcaaatttGAGGACACccaatgtgatagaatccaaactggataaaCGGTTTCCAGTCCCTCGTCCAGCAAGGTGcgactgcgtatcaatccagccaaaaccatcatatttaccattcactaggaaacggaAGCttcatcacctgagagccataaggttacatgacatggaggtgaaacgagaaacaggtcaaatatttgggaattatgctaAAATTAcgctactctggaagacgcatgccgGAAAGCTGCAAGGTCTCTGTTGACTTGTAGATCCACAGTAAGAAAAAATTAGGTTGCACCCCGCAGATACTACTTTCGATAtacattgcaatagtaaggaCAATAATTACCTATGggacggtaatctgggcagaaagaactggacTCAGTGCACAAGCCAGGGCgttccttgagagactgaatacgctcgccTCTTTCAACAAGGTAggaatactctgggttccatgccatgttggattggaaggcaacgaggcagcggacgaactagctaaGAACGGAtcagggacgcctttatacgggcccgaacccttctgtggaatcggaaacagcatggctatgacattaaaaaatgaagaggaacgattgaggAAAC
The window above is part of the Hermetia illucens chromosome 3, iHerIll2.2.curated.20191125, whole genome shotgun sequence genome. Proteins encoded here:
- the LOC119651932 gene encoding cilia- and flagella-associated protein 206; its protein translation is MFQITKNFSSGTRNVVKNIASEIVRECGKQGTTLSAEVASLGVVIFCLDPANKLSLTSQNDRSVLENFVRYCVHKFLDGQSPLVKTLEMQVFFLNNSIDPERVLKKYQANIDEKAQPLWKEIMEVENPNKDEQEKIFKKIMVYINMTYLLGSPTNAKVLLETSHALKSVVSQADLADFFVLKKKARAAQLKTIQEVVCGIRVFNKDAGLCGEGIRDIQADLQFAFENTKSALADRLESIVSREKKLANVLYTLYELDVEEDKIKLVLPEGIKEENFHYLKGMLTLNLQHESYVKNLMKILNQVKADIDVQLKEFRKVLDAIHEVVQYRTAVPTEKVFPQFTQVSILWQSLLNCIYMLIEINKVNENLSLLANMRLCDKIMGQIESKAAIRKIPKETSLAIQGLMKEMLKSALPYYGSHSLAIASATPITKFCPYLFLVGDGLLIPSRINAGFIKYENVLLSFSSSECAKRFLSDIEIYFTKFMNILRKHPEVVIFFDVYDIVSSYRVTDSKKVVAEEVAAVQNDCEVQTDLHPIPYNKDPNYTWNIWDLRRQAIKLANLKNCRTHSAQTNISFHRMNANLQTANPKENSCQTKCDAFTNITKHDASTECEDAEKIIGTSAIARCGIKSTQPLNDIFTVPYRKYAEKKKSDEVKKKDAS